One genomic segment of Streptomyces niveus includes these proteins:
- a CDS encoding geranyl diphosphate 2-C-methyltransferase has protein sequence MTIQNTTAHPLRSLYQKSVANYWNQERNPVNLRLGEVDGIYHHHYGIGDVDRSALEGPEETRQERLTAELHRLECAQADLLMSHLGDVTPADRLMDSGSGRGGSSFVAHSRFGCQVDGVSISETQVAFANGQAEERGVDDKVRFHLKNMLHTGFESDTFQAIWNNESTMYVDLALLFPEYARLLKHGGRYVTITGCYNDAYGLPSRAVSEINAHYICSIHPRSKYFKEMAANRLVPVSVVDLTAATIPYWELRAESPLATGIEKAFLDAYKDGSFQYLLIAADKV, from the coding sequence ATGACCATTCAGAACACCACCGCCCACCCCCTGCGCAGCCTCTACCAGAAGTCCGTCGCCAACTACTGGAACCAGGAGCGGAACCCCGTCAACCTCCGCCTCGGCGAGGTCGACGGCATCTACCACCACCACTACGGCATCGGTGACGTGGACCGGTCCGCCCTCGAAGGCCCCGAGGAGACCCGGCAGGAGCGCCTCACGGCCGAACTCCACCGCCTGGAGTGCGCCCAGGCCGATCTGCTGATGAGCCACCTCGGGGACGTCACCCCGGCCGACCGCCTGATGGACTCCGGCTCGGGGCGCGGCGGCAGCAGTTTCGTCGCCCACAGCCGTTTCGGCTGTCAGGTCGACGGCGTCTCCATCTCCGAGACCCAGGTCGCCTTCGCCAACGGCCAGGCCGAGGAACGCGGCGTCGACGACAAGGTCCGATTCCACCTCAAGAACATGCTGCACACCGGCTTCGAGAGCGACACGTTCCAGGCCATCTGGAACAACGAGAGCACCATGTACGTGGACCTGGCCCTGCTGTTCCCCGAGTACGCCAGGCTTCTCAAGCACGGTGGCCGCTATGTCACCATCACCGGCTGCTACAACGACGCGTACGGACTGCCGTCCCGCGCCGTCAGCGAGATCAACGCCCACTACATCTGCAGCATTCATCCGCGCAGCAAGTACTTCAAGGAGATGGCCGCCAACCGCCTCGTGCCCGTCAGCGTCGTCGACCTGACCGCGGCGACCATCCCCTACTGGGAACTGCGCGCCGAGTCCCCCCTTGCGACCGGTATCGAGAAGGCCTTCCTGGACGCCTACAAGGACGGCAGCTTCCAGTATCTGCTGATCGCGGCGGACAAGGTCTGA
- a CDS encoding ABC transporter substrate-binding protein yields MASRPPTRFRATTSWTTPSATTAASSTASSTPFTHSPTTPFSWTRRTRPPPGRTALAGQRPRIFDSSSAALESLARGEISVATAVVSSVNIAASKNAPVDFVVPDEGMAAYDYYLGKATSAKHEAAAELFLDWNMSQRGQDVFRQIGEFPARSDVTPPKVLGHDLPTLNSGQVVRFEPKALLGAADADQRRWLSLFGYL; encoded by the coding sequence ACACCGTCCGCTACCACGGCGGCGAGTTCTACCGCGTCTTCGACCCCCTTTACACATTCGCCTACAACACCGTTCTCGTGGACAAGAAGGACGCGCCCACCTCCTGGCAGGACCGCCCTCGCCGGCCAGCGGCCCCGGATCTTCGACTCGTCGAGTGCGGCGCTGGAGAGCCTGGCGCGCGGTGAGATCTCCGTGGCGACCGCGGTCGTCAGCAGCGTCAACATCGCGGCGAGCAAGAACGCGCCGGTCGACTTCGTGGTGCCCGACGAGGGCATGGCCGCGTACGACTACTACCTCGGCAAGGCAACGTCGGCGAAGCACGAGGCCGCGGCCGAACTCTTCCTCGACTGGAACATGTCGCAGCGCGGCCAGGACGTCTTCCGTCAGATCGGCGAATTCCCCGCGCGCAGCGATGTGACGCCGCCGAAGGTGCTGGGGCACGACCTGCCGACCTTGAACAGCGGGCAGGTCGTCCGCTTCGAACCCAAGGCACTGCTCGGCGCGGCCGACGCCGATCAGCGGCGGTGGCTGTCGCTCTTCGGCTATCTGTAG
- a CDS encoding C40 family peptidase — protein MASHRRPKQPTPTYTGVITATAAAAVALSTQSASADPLPDPNKKGVQAQIDRLYEDATQATEKYSGAKEKAGKLEKQVDDLQDSAARRQDGLNELRNQLGSVATAQYRSGGLDPSVQLMLSTDPDSYLDKASDMERLSDRQAETLKQYLSQQRALQQQRARAGEQLKALEDTRKELGSKKKEIQGKLAKAQSLLNSLTAEERAERAAKEERVNRDSDRVDLGNEASASQRGAAAFAAAKSRVGMPYVWGATGPNSFDCSGLTSWAFQQAGVSIPRTSQAQANVGTRINSQSALKPGDLIIMRTDLSHVGFYAGNGQILHSPKPGAQVRYESIARSGMPFMWGVRL, from the coding sequence GTGGCGTCCCACCGTCGTCCGAAGCAGCCGACCCCCACGTACACGGGCGTGATCACCGCCACCGCCGCCGCGGCCGTGGCGCTGTCGACCCAGTCGGCGTCCGCCGACCCGCTTCCCGACCCGAACAAGAAGGGCGTCCAGGCGCAGATCGACCGCCTGTACGAGGACGCGACCCAGGCCACGGAGAAGTACAGCGGGGCGAAGGAGAAGGCCGGCAAGCTGGAGAAGCAGGTCGACGATCTCCAGGACTCGGCGGCCCGCCGTCAGGACGGTCTCAACGAACTCCGCAACCAGCTCGGTTCGGTGGCCACCGCCCAGTACCGCAGCGGCGGGCTCGACCCCTCCGTACAGCTGATGCTCTCCACCGACCCGGACAGCTATCTGGACAAGGCGTCCGACATGGAGCGGCTGAGCGACCGGCAGGCCGAGACGCTCAAGCAGTACCTGTCCCAGCAGCGCGCGCTTCAGCAGCAGCGGGCGCGCGCGGGCGAGCAGTTGAAGGCGCTCGAGGACACCCGTAAGGAACTTGGGAGCAAGAAGAAGGAGATCCAGGGCAAGCTGGCGAAGGCGCAGTCGCTCCTCAACTCGCTGACGGCCGAGGAGCGTGCCGAGCGGGCGGCCAAGGAAGAGCGGGTGAACCGCGACAGCGACCGTGTCGACCTCGGTAACGAGGCCAGCGCGTCACAGCGCGGCGCGGCGGCCTTCGCGGCGGCCAAGAGCCGGGTCGGCATGCCGTACGTATGGGGAGCGACCGGCCCGAACTCCTTCGACTGCTCGGGGCTGACGTCCTGGGCGTTCCAGCAGGCCGGCGTCTCCATACCCCGTACGTCCCAGGCCCAGGCGAATGTCGGCACCCGGATCAACTCCCAGAGCGCGCTCAAGCCGGGCGATCTCATCATCATGCGCACCGACCTGAGCCATGTCGGCTTCTACGCCGGGAACGGCCAGATCCTCCACTCCCCCAAGCCGGGCGCCCAGGTGCGGTACGAGTCGATCGCGCGTAGCGGCATGCCGTTCATGTGGGGCGTACGCCTCTAA
- a CDS encoding family 2B encapsulin nanocompartment shell protein, whose translation MTVEADREAVLAQASGQQSLATAAARNLATIAKSVPQMQETSSRWLMRMLPWVDVRGGTYRVNRRLSYAVGDGRVTFVQTGGRVAVVPAGLRELPAFRDYGDDAVLDELAGRCEQVEFEPGAVLVRAGDAKDRVFLLAHGRVDKVGTGPYGEDTGLDVLSDGAYFGDESLTGADAPWDCAFRATTACTVLVLSRADVDSLAARDDSLRSHLRAGAAIPGQRTNAYGEAAIDLSAGHVGEPRVPHSYVDYEPKPREYGLSIAQTVLKVQSRVADLFNDPMNQTEQQLRLTLEALRERQEYELVNNKEFGLLNNCDYAQRIQPHDGAPTPDDMDELLSRRRGNKFFLAHPRAIAAFGRECNRRGLLMEPVDVDGHRVPSWRGVPIYPCGKIPVTEARTTSIMCMRTGEDDQGVIGLRQTGIPDEIEPSLSVRFTGIDEQAIISYLVTAHYSAAILVPDALGILENVEVGRWH comes from the coding sequence ATGACCGTTGAAGCCGACCGGGAAGCCGTACTGGCGCAGGCGTCCGGGCAGCAGAGCCTGGCGACCGCCGCCGCGCGGAATCTGGCGACGATCGCGAAGTCCGTTCCGCAGATGCAGGAGACCTCGTCGCGGTGGCTGATGAGGATGCTGCCGTGGGTGGACGTGCGGGGCGGCACGTACCGGGTGAACCGGCGGTTGAGTTACGCGGTGGGAGACGGCCGCGTGACGTTCGTACAGACCGGTGGGCGGGTCGCGGTCGTCCCGGCCGGGCTGCGGGAGCTGCCCGCGTTCAGGGACTACGGCGACGACGCGGTGCTGGACGAGCTGGCGGGCCGTTGCGAGCAGGTCGAGTTCGAGCCCGGCGCGGTGCTGGTCCGGGCCGGTGACGCGAAGGACCGCGTCTTCCTGCTGGCGCACGGCCGCGTCGACAAGGTCGGCACCGGGCCCTACGGCGAGGACACCGGACTGGACGTCCTGTCCGACGGCGCGTACTTCGGCGACGAGTCCCTGACCGGTGCGGACGCGCCCTGGGACTGCGCCTTCCGAGCCACCACCGCCTGCACGGTACTGGTGCTCTCCCGTGCGGACGTCGACAGCCTCGCCGCACGCGACGACTCCCTGCGAAGCCATCTGCGGGCCGGCGCGGCGATCCCGGGACAGCGCACCAACGCGTACGGCGAGGCCGCGATCGACCTCTCGGCCGGACACGTGGGTGAGCCACGCGTCCCCCACAGCTATGTCGACTACGAGCCGAAGCCGCGCGAGTACGGGCTCTCCATCGCGCAGACGGTCCTCAAGGTCCAGAGCCGTGTCGCGGACCTGTTCAACGATCCGATGAACCAGACCGAGCAGCAACTGCGCCTGACCCTTGAGGCGTTGCGCGAGCGCCAGGAGTACGAGCTCGTCAACAACAAGGAGTTCGGGCTGCTGAACAACTGCGACTACGCGCAGCGCATCCAGCCCCACGACGGGGCTCCGACACCCGACGACATGGACGAACTCCTCTCGCGTCGGCGCGGCAACAAGTTCTTCCTCGCCCATCCCCGCGCCATCGCCGCGTTCGGCCGCGAGTGCAACAGACGCGGGCTGCTCATGGAGCCGGTGGACGTCGACGGCCATCGGGTCCCCTCCTGGCGCGGCGTGCCGATCTATCCGTGCGGGAAGATCCCCGTGACCGAGGCCCGTACGACCTCGATCATGTGCATGCGTACGGGGGAGGACGACCAAGGTGTGATCGGGCTGCGGCAGACGGGCATCCCGGACGAGATCGAGCCGAGCCTGTCGGTGCGGTTCACCGGCATCGACGAGCAGGCGATCATCTCCTACCTCGTCACCGCGCACTACTCCGCCGCGATTCTGGTTCCCGACGCGCTCGGCATCCTGGAGAACGTCGAAGTCGGCCGCTGGCACTGA
- a CDS encoding carbonic anhydrase: MERFRDHARTYSARAAAYSVDLDRLAAGHAPYVMIITCSDARLVPALITGSRPGDLLELRTHGGTVPRFDPEDPSGEAATIEFAVEGLRIADIIVCGHSHCEAVGSAGTAGDITAAGHWHVVQQLDVLSDYPCVAPRLVDGTLRLHAWFHEIGTGTTLQHRPGANAFLPL; this comes from the coding sequence ATGGAGCGGTTCAGAGATCACGCACGTACCTACAGCGCCCGCGCCGCCGCGTACAGCGTCGACCTCGACCGCCTCGCGGCAGGGCATGCCCCGTACGTCATGATCATCACGTGCTCCGACGCGCGTCTCGTGCCCGCCCTGATCACCGGCAGCCGGCCCGGAGACCTGCTTGAACTTCGGACCCACGGCGGTACGGTTCCCCGCTTCGACCCCGAAGATCCTTCCGGTGAGGCGGCGACGATCGAGTTCGCCGTCGAGGGACTGCGGATCGCCGACATCATCGTCTGCGGCCACTCCCACTGCGAGGCGGTGGGCTCCGCCGGCACGGCAGGCGACATCACGGCCGCCGGACACTGGCATGTCGTCCAGCAGCTCGATGTCCTGAGCGACTACCCATGTGTCGCGCCCCGGCTGGTCGACGGCACACTGCGCCTGCACGCGTGGTTCCACGAGATCGGGACGGGCACCACGCTCCAGCACCGGCCCGGCGCCAACGCCTTCCTCCCGCTCTGA
- a CDS encoding trypsin-like serine peptidase — translation MSETSSETATSLMRRLRGRATALVVTGTALVLAAPLPATAVAGQTLAAPADPVSVMKYTAKERREALAYWTPARIKAVGKSVDLGPTGPKAKPYRGTAPKTVGRLFFVNSRGADTWCTATAVKSANRSAALTAAHCVRLGSSPGNTNTTMVFVPGYNKGKKPHGTFAVRSVATPRAWETDSTNDVAALVVDADKNGKKLTDVVGGLPVAFNRAVGGTVSALGYSATRPQLGEELLRCVGTAKKESGMQAIPCDMTGGSSGGPWLADFDTKTGKGVLVSVNASLDALTPTKMYGEVLGTTAKKVYDKAQKS, via the coding sequence ATGTCCGAGACATCCTCCGAGACAGCAACTTCCCTGATGCGGCGCCTCCGTGGCCGGGCCACGGCACTCGTCGTGACCGGTACGGCTCTGGTCCTCGCCGCCCCGCTCCCGGCGACGGCCGTGGCCGGTCAGACCCTCGCCGCCCCGGCCGACCCGGTCTCCGTCATGAAGTACACGGCCAAGGAGCGCCGGGAAGCCCTCGCGTACTGGACTCCCGCCCGTATCAAGGCGGTTGGGAAGTCCGTGGATCTCGGTCCGACAGGGCCGAAGGCGAAGCCGTACCGGGGCACCGCTCCGAAGACCGTGGGCCGGCTGTTCTTCGTCAACTCAAGGGGCGCCGACACCTGGTGCACGGCCACCGCCGTCAAGAGCGCCAACCGCTCCGCCGCCCTGACTGCCGCCCACTGCGTGCGGCTGGGTTCCTCGCCGGGCAACACCAACACGACGATGGTGTTCGTCCCCGGCTACAACAAGGGCAAGAAGCCGCACGGCACTTTCGCCGTTCGCAGCGTCGCGACCCCGCGCGCCTGGGAGACGGACTCCACCAACGACGTGGCCGCGCTGGTCGTGGACGCGGACAAGAACGGCAAGAAGCTGACCGACGTCGTGGGCGGCCTGCCCGTCGCCTTCAACCGCGCCGTCGGCGGCACCGTCTCCGCCCTCGGCTACTCCGCCACCCGCCCGCAGCTCGGCGAGGAGCTTCTGCGCTGCGTCGGTACGGCGAAGAAGGAGTCCGGCATGCAGGCGATCCCCTGCGACATGACCGGCGGCTCCAGCGGCGGCCCGTGGCTGGCCGACTTCGACACCAAGACCGGCAAGGGTGTCCTGGTCTCGGTCAACGCGTCGCTGGACGCCCTGACCCCGACCAAGATGTACGGAGAGGTGCTGGGAACGACCGCCAAGAAGGTCTACGACAAGGCCCAGAAGAGCTGA
- a CDS encoding DsbA family protein translates to MKKHFLVAAALLAVLAISLGVALALTADGSSSGAVNAKPAAEAEPFRASSHRLSDPERSELTVVEFLDFECEGCGAMYPVVERLREEYEDRVTFVARYFPMPGHRNSRTAALAAEAAARQGKFEEMYTKLFETQAQWGEARESKAATFRGYAKELGLDMEKFDADIDDPGTAERIAVDQRDGLGLGVQGTPTFAVDGAVIPTPGSYDEFRDLIESRLAR, encoded by the coding sequence ATGAAGAAGCACTTCCTTGTCGCGGCGGCGCTGCTCGCCGTGCTCGCAATCAGCTTGGGTGTCGCGCTCGCTCTCACCGCGGACGGTTCGTCCTCCGGAGCCGTCAACGCGAAGCCGGCAGCCGAAGCCGAACCCTTCCGCGCGTCGAGCCACCGTCTGAGCGATCCCGAACGCAGCGAACTGACCGTCGTGGAGTTCCTCGACTTCGAATGCGAGGGATGCGGGGCGATGTATCCCGTCGTCGAACGGCTCCGCGAGGAGTACGAGGACCGCGTCACGTTCGTGGCCCGCTACTTCCCGATGCCTGGCCACCGCAACAGCCGGACCGCCGCACTGGCCGCCGAAGCCGCCGCGCGGCAGGGGAAGTTCGAGGAGATGTACACCAAGCTCTTCGAGACCCAGGCACAGTGGGGCGAGGCGCGGGAGTCCAAGGCGGCGACGTTCCGCGGTTACGCGAAGGAACTCGGCCTCGACATGGAGAAGTTCGACGCGGACATCGACGATCCCGGGACCGCCGAGCGGATCGCCGTCGACCAGCGCGACGGCCTTGGTCTCGGCGTTCAAGGCACACCGACCTTCGCCGTGGACGGGGCCGTGATCCCGACACCGGGCTCGTACGACGAGTTCAGGGATCTCATCGAGAGCCGGCTCGCCCGGTGA
- a CDS encoding M56 family metallopeptidase — protein sequence MNAAPALLGCAAAVGVLAPRVMLRGAWPHRAPVLAAAVWFALALSFSVCVALGALHLATPGAHLHGILYSCGAALGVGPPDAGAVRRLGVVVSVAVPTAQVAAFAYHVLRARAARTRHREILDKVGRPSARLGATVLEHATPAAYCLPGRRARIVVSSGAVELLSDAEIAAVVAHERVHIAGRHHLLLAAARSFAVVFRGVPLARHAGQQIPLLLEMAADDGALHRHPQRTLVSAMFEMASAGAAPKGALSAGGRTVQVRLRRILAPARRTHPAFRVTVAGAAALMPLLPLLVACPPGL from the coding sequence GTGAACGCGGCTCCCGCGCTGCTCGGATGCGCCGCTGCCGTGGGCGTACTCGCGCCGCGCGTGATGCTGCGCGGCGCGTGGCCGCACCGGGCGCCGGTGCTGGCCGCCGCCGTGTGGTTCGCGCTCGCCCTCTCCTTCTCCGTATGTGTCGCCCTCGGCGCGCTGCACCTCGCGACGCCCGGCGCCCATCTGCACGGCATCCTCTATTCGTGCGGTGCGGCGCTGGGGGTCGGCCCGCCCGACGCCGGCGCGGTGCGGCGCCTGGGCGTCGTCGTCTCGGTGGCCGTGCCGACGGCTCAGGTCGCCGCCTTCGCGTACCACGTACTGCGCGCCCGCGCGGCTCGTACCCGGCACCGCGAGATCCTCGACAAGGTGGGCCGGCCGTCGGCGCGGCTGGGCGCCACGGTCCTTGAGCACGCGACCCCGGCCGCTTACTGCCTGCCGGGCCGCCGCGCCAGGATCGTGGTGAGCAGCGGCGCCGTCGAGCTGCTTTCCGACGCCGAGATCGCCGCCGTCGTGGCGCACGAACGGGTCCACATCGCCGGCCGTCACCATCTGCTGCTCGCGGCGGCGCGGTCCTTCGCCGTGGTGTTCAGGGGAGTGCCGCTGGCCCGGCACGCGGGGCAGCAGATTCCCCTGCTGCTGGAGATGGCCGCCGACGACGGCGCCCTGCACCGCCATCCCCAACGGACGCTGGTCTCCGCGATGTTCGAGATGGCCTCGGCTGGCGCGGCCCCCAAGGGCGCGCTGTCGGCAGGCGGACGCACGGTGCAGGTACGGCTGCGCCGGATTCTGGCGCCCGCGCGGCGCACACATCCGGCGTTCCGGGTCACCGTGGCCGGGGCAGCCGCCCTGATGCCGCTGCTGCCCCTTCTGGTGGCCTGCCCGCCGGGACTGTAG
- a CDS encoding BlaI/MecI/CopY family transcriptional regulator — protein sequence MRRLGDLEAEIMDCLWKWGRPATVREVVDDINTRRPAAYTTVMTVASILHTKGWLTRQKQGQAWLYTPVRSREAYSAALMEDALGASQDRPAALAHFVERMSDDEVAALREALRAVGRDVEP from the coding sequence GTGCGGCGGTTGGGGGACCTGGAGGCCGAGATCATGGACTGCCTGTGGAAGTGGGGACGGCCCGCCACCGTGCGTGAGGTGGTCGACGACATCAATACACGCCGCCCCGCCGCCTACACGACCGTCATGACGGTGGCTTCGATTCTCCACACCAAGGGGTGGCTGACCAGGCAGAAGCAGGGCCAGGCATGGCTCTACACCCCGGTGCGCAGCCGGGAGGCGTACTCGGCCGCTCTCATGGAGGACGCGCTGGGAGCGAGCCAGGACCGCCCGGCCGCGCTGGCGCACTTCGTGGAACGCATGTCGGACGACGAAGTGGCCGCGCTGCGCGAGGCGTTGCGGGCCGTGGGCCGCGACGTCGAGCCGTGA
- a CDS encoding family 2 encapsulin nanocompartment cargo protein terpene cyclase, which produces MSGTSGADGPPSAWHGPPPARPPVLPRAQALPAPPPSPALERLLAGPAGLGTAAARAFHSLGPSEESGRPAGRSTDRRKATDAGTDAGTGTGAETAVRIPPLYCPDALRDDTALGEEVNNRLVDWAEEIGIFTGRLERLRTHQFGRLFMLAHPDCDDPDRLMAAARCGLAEWSVDDHWVDEGDDTEPELLGSRLAMTHAVVDPVRLPTRYLAQFEDVVRQQPVLRAFRSSLAHLSQIASTTQMARLRHELAVMFVGYGQEAEWRNSERRPAVWEYLLHRYENAFYPCMVLIDPVGGYELPAHEFADPTVRRTYLYAGMANVLLNDIYSMAKEDPGDTNLPNLIATEDNCSLQEAVDRTAAIHDELMHTVEADCAVLAAAGSPQLRRYLAGLWAWMGGSKQWHATSPRYQTAP; this is translated from the coding sequence ATGTCCGGAACCAGCGGGGCCGACGGCCCCCCGTCGGCGTGGCACGGACCACCGCCCGCACGTCCACCGGTCCTCCCCAGGGCCCAAGCACTGCCGGCTCCGCCTCCTTCCCCCGCGCTCGAACGGCTGCTGGCCGGCCCCGCGGGGCTGGGCACGGCCGCCGCCCGTGCCTTTCACTCCCTCGGCCCGTCGGAGGAGAGCGGCCGGCCGGCCGGTCGGAGCACGGACAGGCGCAAGGCCACGGACGCCGGCACCGACGCCGGTACGGGGACGGGTGCCGAAACGGCGGTGCGCATCCCGCCCCTCTACTGCCCCGACGCCCTGCGGGACGACACCGCCCTCGGTGAGGAGGTCAACAACCGCCTGGTCGACTGGGCCGAGGAGATCGGGATCTTCACCGGGCGCCTCGAACGCCTGCGCACACACCAGTTCGGGCGCCTGTTCATGCTCGCCCACCCCGACTGCGACGACCCCGACCGCCTCATGGCCGCCGCCCGCTGCGGACTCGCGGAGTGGTCCGTGGACGACCACTGGGTCGACGAAGGCGACGACACGGAACCCGAACTCCTGGGCTCCCGCCTCGCGATGACCCACGCGGTGGTCGACCCCGTCCGGCTCCCCACCCGCTATCTCGCCCAGTTCGAGGATGTCGTACGGCAACAACCCGTCCTGCGCGCCTTCCGGTCCAGCCTCGCCCATCTCTCCCAGATCGCCAGCACCACTCAAATGGCACGTCTGCGCCACGAACTCGCCGTCATGTTCGTCGGATACGGGCAGGAAGCCGAATGGCGAAACAGCGAACGCAGGCCCGCGGTGTGGGAGTACCTGCTGCACCGCTACGAGAACGCCTTCTACCCCTGCATGGTGCTGATCGACCCGGTCGGCGGTTACGAACTGCCGGCCCATGAGTTCGCCGATCCCACCGTGCGGCGCACCTACCTCTACGCGGGCATGGCCAACGTCCTGCTCAACGACATCTATTCGATGGCCAAGGAAGATCCCGGAGACACCAACCTGCCCAACCTCATCGCCACCGAGGACAACTGCTCGCTGCAAGAGGCCGTCGACCGCACGGCCGCCATCCACGACGAACTCATGCACACCGTCGAGGCCGACTGCGCCGTTCTCGCGGCGGCCGGCTCCCCTCAACTGCGCCGGTATCTGGCGGGGCTGTGGGCGTGGATGGGCGGCAGCAAACAGTGGCACGCGACCAGCCCCCGGTATCAGACCGCACCGTGA
- a CDS encoding cytochrome c oxidase assembly protein — translation MAVDAGRAPSPSLLLPAALLTAVATALLVLWAGGTVTEQVPGIQGPDALTTWALPVARTVANAAAVAVIGALLLVTVLLPGGRRLDKTRLRYMTWAAFAAAVWAAASAALLVFTLSDLFARPVGQVLAPDVLADFVLTDAQGRSYALMTGAGAVLATVCPGIGTVRGARAALLLAVAGLLPPAFTGHSAGAGNHDAAVTGLALHLVGVAIWVGGLALLLVVAVRRDAGLDTAVRRFSALALWAFVAVAASGVVNAVVRLPSTADLFTSRYGLLVLLKTVALLVLGALGRWHRQRVLPTLGGGSRRPFIRLAAGELLLMAAAMGLATALSRTPPPGAGAPSLSPAEELLGFAMPPPLGDFPWTPLFTEWHFDPLFAFGTAAAALAYLAAVRKLRTRGDRWPVGRTIAWLAGLAVTVLATMSGLAVYGKVMFSVHMGQHMILAMTVPILLVLGAPATLALRTLPTAAKGGTAGPRELLLALLRSRYMKVISHPVVASVLFIASAFAVYYTSLFESLMRSHLGHTVMLVHFLAVGLLFFWVIIGVDPGPRRPPYLGRLFVLILTMPFHSWFSISVMSSTDIIGEGWWTDVGRTWGVSLAEDQYNGGAIAWATGDIPVLITTIILAAQWVRSDAREARRIDRRIDRGDANDPLAAYNAYLASLHARDRKPRLPVAAPVPKRTPPPDEDLPPARSPKISEDS, via the coding sequence ATGGCAGTTGACGCCGGACGTGCTCCGTCCCCGTCCCTCCTGCTCCCGGCCGCCCTCCTCACCGCCGTCGCCACAGCTCTCCTGGTGCTGTGGGCGGGTGGCACCGTGACCGAGCAGGTCCCGGGTATCCAGGGGCCGGACGCGCTCACCACGTGGGCACTGCCCGTGGCCCGTACGGTCGCGAACGCCGCCGCTGTCGCCGTCATCGGCGCACTGCTGCTCGTGACCGTTCTTCTGCCGGGCGGCCGACGGCTCGACAAGACGCGGCTGCGCTACATGACGTGGGCGGCTTTCGCGGCAGCCGTATGGGCGGCCGCGTCGGCGGCCCTGCTCGTGTTCACCCTGTCCGACCTCTTCGCCCGGCCCGTCGGACAGGTCCTCGCCCCCGACGTACTGGCGGACTTCGTCCTCACCGATGCCCAGGGGCGTTCGTACGCGCTGATGACGGGCGCCGGAGCGGTCCTGGCCACGGTGTGCCCGGGCATCGGTACGGTGCGCGGGGCCCGAGCCGCGCTTCTGCTCGCCGTCGCCGGACTCCTGCCGCCGGCCTTCACCGGCCACTCGGCGGGAGCGGGGAACCACGACGCGGCCGTCACCGGTCTGGCGCTGCATCTGGTCGGCGTCGCGATCTGGGTCGGCGGGCTGGCCCTGCTGCTGGTCGTCGCCGTGAGACGTGACGCCGGTCTGGACACCGCCGTCCGACGCTTCAGCGCTCTGGCGCTCTGGGCGTTCGTGGCGGTGGCCGCCAGCGGCGTGGTCAACGCGGTCGTCCGCCTGCCTTCCACCGCCGACTTGTTCACCAGCCGGTACGGCCTGTTGGTACTGCTCAAGACGGTGGCGCTACTCGTTCTGGGTGCTCTGGGCCGGTGGCATCGACAACGCGTCCTGCCCACGCTTGGCGGCGGATCGCGACGGCCCTTCATCAGGCTCGCCGCCGGTGAACTGCTGCTGATGGCGGCCGCTATGGGACTCGCGACGGCACTGTCCCGTACGCCGCCACCCGGCGCCGGCGCTCCGTCGCTGTCGCCGGCCGAGGAACTGCTCGGCTTCGCGATGCCACCGCCGCTGGGCGATTTCCCGTGGACGCCGCTGTTCACCGAGTGGCACTTCGACCCGCTGTTCGCCTTCGGTACGGCTGCCGCCGCCCTCGCCTACCTCGCGGCCGTGCGCAAGCTCCGTACCCGGGGCGACCGTTGGCCCGTGGGACGCACGATCGCCTGGCTGGCCGGGCTCGCCGTGACCGTACTCGCCACGATGAGCGGCCTGGCGGTCTACGGCAAGGTGATGTTCAGCGTGCACATGGGCCAGCACATGATCCTCGCGATGACCGTCCCCATCCTGCTGGTCCTCGGAGCGCCGGCGACGCTCGCGCTGCGCACGCTGCCCACCGCTGCGAAGGGCGGAACAGCCGGTCCGCGCGAGCTGCTTCTCGCTCTGCTGCGGAGCCGCTACATGAAGGTGATCTCCCATCCGGTGGTGGCGAGCGTCCTGTTCATCGCCAGCGCCTTCGCGGTCTACTACACCTCGCTCTTCGAGAGTCTGATGCGCAGTCACCTCGGACACACGGTGATGCTGGTGCACTTCCTCGCCGTGGGGCTGCTGTTCTTCTGGGTGATCATCGGGGTGGATCCCGGACCACGCCGACCGCCGTACCTGGGCAGGCTGTTCGTACTGATCCTGACCATGCCGTTCCACTCCTGGTTCAGCATCTCGGTCATGAGCTCGACGGACATCATCGGCGAGGGCTGGTGGACGGATGTCGGCCGTACGTGGGGCGTGTCCCTCGCGGAGGACCAGTACAACGGGGGAGCCATCGCCTGGGCGACCGGCGACATTCCCGTACTGATCACCACCATCATTCTCGCGGCCCAATGGGTCCGCTCCGACGCCCGAGAGGCGCGGCGGATCGACCGCCGGATCGACCGCGGCGACGCCAACGACCCGCTGGCGGCGTACAACGCGTACCTCGCGAGTCTCCACGCCCGGGACCGTAAACCCCGCCTCCCGGTGGCGGCACCCGTTCCGAAGAGGACGCCGCCACCTGATGAAGACCTTCCCCCTGCCCGATCCCCGAAGATTTCCGAGGACTCATGA